The DNA segment ATCGGTTTTATTTTAAGCTTACCTATTAAACTCATTAAAACCGCTACCGCGGCGAACGGGTTTAAAATAATAAAGAACGCGGGTATCTTGAAACCGAAGAATGATATTGAGTGAGATGCTTGAAAGTTTACTATATCTGTTAAGGATAAGCTTCCAGGTAGTAAGGGTAGGCCTCCGTAAACAGGTGTTAATATGCCTGTTAACATAGCTGTCGCGAATACACCTAAGATGAACGGTATCTCATAGGCTAATGTGAGTATAACCTCCCTGTAACTTCCTATCGCACCCCAGGGGGATGAGCTTGCAGCGCCGCTAGCTACTATTGTTAAGGGCACTATCAGCATAAGATATAATGTTATGATTAAACTGAACTCGAACGGGCCGAAAGGTGATAATCCTATAACTGGAATAAACCAGATCGATATTATTAAACTAGCTGATGCTACAAAAGGAGCTGACATAAATATTTTTCTCTGAGCTGTGGATGGTATTAGAGTTTGCTTATACATCAATTTCATTATATCCCAGAAGGGTTGTAATATTCTAGTCGAGCCGACCACCGGTCTTAAAGATTTAGGAACAATATACCACGGTCCTCTTCGTCCTTGAAAACGAGCTGTAAACTTTCTAATAATGCTTTGAAACAATACGCCTAAGAAGAAACCTACTGCAGGTAAAGTGATACAGATTACTAGGATTTGCCATAGAGGTAGATAGACCGCCATATTCAAACCCTCCTGTATTTTCTAGCTAAATCCCCTATTCTCTCATATCTCACCTGGTTTGTTTTCAAATCTTCTATTCTAATCATTCTATCCGTGCAAGAGAAGCAGGGATCTATACTGCCTATGATAATAGGGGCGTCTGATAGCGTGTACCCTCTAAGCATGAACGGTAGCACCGCGTCGTTTCTGTAGCTGGGTGTTCTTATTCTAACAGTGTGAGGGATGTTTGTGCCGTTTGATTTAACGTAGTAATATAGTTCCCCTCTAGGCGCTTCTGTTTTATTAACAGCTTCAGCGCCATCTTCTGGTAGGTGAGGTTTAACTCTGAGATCTGGGCTGGTGTTCTTCATTCTCTCAACAGACTGTCTTATTATATCACAGCTAACAAGCGCTTCTTTTAATCTTACCACTAGCCTAGACCATACGTCACCGCCTGAGTCGGTTATCACATCCCATGTAGTGTACTCAGGCCCATATGCAGCGTAAGGATTGGAGCTTCTAGCATCTATTTTCCAGTCGCTGCCTCTAGCTGTAGGCCCGACAGCTCCAGCGTCCTTCGCTGTGCTGAGAGTGAGCCTACCAACATCCATTGTTCTAGCTTTTACAACCGGATGATCGTAAGCTATATCTATGTATTTTTTAACAGATTCTTCAACGAATTCCATTCTTCTAAGTATTTCCGGTATATGCGCCTCACTTATATCTTTTCTAACCCCTCCTAAGTATACGATGTCATGGTGAACTCTATTCCCTGTTAATTTCTCGAATAAATCTAATACATGCTCTCTATCCCTCAGCGCCCACATGAAGAGCGTTTTAAAACCTATAAGATCCGCGGCTACACCAAGCCATATTAGATGGCTGTGTAATCTCTCCAACTCTAATATTATTGTTCTAATATATTTAGCTCTATCCGGTATCTCTATATTCAACATAGCCTCCACAGTGTTACAGTAAGCGGTGGCGTGAGTTGTGCTACATATTCCACATACACGCTCTACTAGAAACGGTATTCTCGCATAGTGGCGCTGTTCAGCTAATCTCATCACTCCGCGGTGGTTGAAACCTGTTTTCATGTCAACGTCTACTATTTCATCCCCTTCAACTCTAACACGGAAATATTCTGATTCTATGAACATGGGGTGGTATGGTCCTATCGGCAGTAATGTCAGCTTAGCGTCAGCCGGGCTTAAAGCGAGTGGAACCCATTTTCCGAGTTCCTTTCTTATATAATAAGCGGATTTATCTCTTTTAGTGTATAAGCTGAACCCGTCTACCTTCTCGCTTTCAGGTTCCTCAGGCCACTCGTATGGTAAGAATAGGTGGCGTGGATCAGGGTGGCCTGTAAAATTCACTCCAAGTAAATCCATCATCTCTCTTTCAGCCCAGGAGGCCTGCCATGTAATCGGCGCTATGGATGGAATTTCAGGTTTCTCGCGTGGAATCCTCACTTTTATAATGAAATGAGTGTTTTTTTCAATGTGATCGAATCCGTAGTGATACTGAACTTCGAAACCTTGAACCCCTTCATCTGAAACAGTTAAATGAACTAGTCTGCCGTCTCTTCTAATCATATAATCAGCTATAGCTTTAACATATTCCGGCGTTGTTCTTATGACATATTTTCTATCATGTATCTGTTTTTCTTCAATATAGTTTTCTTTAAGCATTTCTTTTAGAAATAATTTGACTTCGTCGGTTAAGCTGAATTTTTCAATTGCAGCAGGGGTCTCTTTACTCGTCATCTTAATCACAATCCAGGGTTTATTATTGTGAAGGCTATATGCTCTAAGTTTAGAATTGAGGGGTTTAACAATCCGGTTAAGAATAATACTCCTAAGGCGATTATAACTAACATTATAAAAACTATTGAGAAAATCATCGTCAGCGGCTGATATACTTTAACTCTTGGTGGAGGTGCGACTTTAGCAGCGTCGACGTTTATATCTCCGAGCGCACCTTTAGGCCTCGGTTTAATGAATATGAAGATAAACGCTGAGATATAGAATGCTAGCGTAACCCCGATGGTTATTATAGAGAAGATTAGAAAAATATTCACTGGGAGAGGAATAGGGATTTCGAAAGCTAATTCGAATATTGTTCTATAACCGAAGAGCGGTGGTATCATTCCAAGGCTTAAAGCCCCTATCAGAAATGCGGCTGTGGTAATAGGCATGTTTTTTGATAAACCACCTAGCTGCCCTATATCTCTTATGTGAAGATAGTACATCATCACACCTACAGCTAAAAAGAGCATCGCTTTAGCGAATCCGTGATTGTATAAGTGTATTAGCATCGCTGTTAGAGCTGAGAATTCTACTGGGGGGGAGAAGGGCCCGAATAAGCCTTGAATACCACCTAACATTACTATTAAACCTATCTCGCTTATTGTAGAGTAAGCTAAAACTCTTTTTATATCTCTACTGAACCTGTATCCTAAGATTCTACTACCGTAAACTTCGAGGAGGGCGGATATAGATCCGGATAACATGGAGCCTACTCCGAACGCGATTAATAATATTGAAACTATTTGTATGTCGAAGGCTACCACGCCTATTGTTCTAATCATCGCGAATGCGGCTACTTGAACTAATACGCCGCTGAGAAGCGCGCTTATAGGTGAAGGGGCCTCCGCGTGAGCTCTAGGCAACCATATGAAGCCGAATGGTATGATACCGGCTTTAACACCGAAGCCTACAAGTAGAAGAATAGAGATTATCACGCGGGTGGCAGATGAGACTAGCGCTATAGCAGGATCTGTTAAAAGTTCGACGCCGGAGGCTGATACTAAAACGAACTCAGCTCCTAGAACAAAGAAGCCTCCTAGAATGCTTATCGCTAAATATATTATTGCAGCTCTATTCGCTCTTCTAGTTCTACCGAACATTACCAGTATAGCGCTAGTCACCGTTGAAGCTTCCATAAACATGTAAAGTATAATTATGTTGAAAGAGTAGATTAAACCGATCATGGTTCCCGTGAATATGCTTATTAGAATATAGTATAGGGTTTTATCTCTCTCAGCGTCCATGTATCTTATCGAGTAAACTATAACTAGTAGAGCTAAAAATAAAACTAACTCCGAAACGAATACACCTGATTCGTTTACTATCAACGCCCCTATTTCCACAGGTTTGAATAAGCCAAGGTTTGTTTGAATAAGTAATATTGAGTTGATTATAAACGCGGTGGATATTACAACGAGTATGCTCGCGTTTCGAGCGTTATCACCTATTAAAGAAAACAAGTAACCTATTAAGGCTGCTGTTAAAGGGAGTATAAGCGGGCATAAAGCTAGAATTATCTCCGCGACCATACTATGTTTCCTCCTCGGATATTAAAGCTGACTTCGGCACATATAGCTCATATTCGTGAATATAAGGGGGGCGTGCTACACCGCCTAGGAAAATCTCCTCGTTATTCCGTTTTTTAGGATATAAGCCTGGAACTATTATAGCGAAGAAAACGTAGAACGCTGCGATTACCACTATTTCAGCCATTAAGAAAAATTCTACGAGTGTTCTTGAAAAGAATGAGCCTAGAATGCCGAGGCTTAAAAATACAAGAGCTACGCCTATAGTTTTTCTTTTAAGTCTTTCAGATAGTTTAACCATTATGCTTTACCCCCTGATTTAGCTTTCTCAAATATTTTCTCGTAGTCGAGTTTGTGAAGGTATGCGCCGAATTCATCTGGTTCATGTCCGAAGCAGTAGGCTAGTAGCTCGAAGTAGTTGAATACGGGGATATCATAGTCTCCGCCTTGCTGGTTTAACTCTAACTGCCCTTTTTCAAGTCTATCATAGCATGCTGGGCAGAATAATACAATACAATCCACGTTGTGATTCACCATATCATCTAATCTTTTCTTCGTCTGCTCTAAGGCTTTCTTCTGATCTGTATACATCATTGGAACACCGCAGCATATTCGATCACTCTCTAAGTCTACGACTTCGCAGCCTAGTATCTCTACTAGCTCCCTGAATTTTCTAACAAGCTCTTTTTTAGGGTTAAGTCTGATCCGGCAGCCATACTGGATTCCAACTCTTACACCTGTAAGCTTTCTTTTAATCCGTTTTTTAATTCTATCTAAACCGATTAAATCGTAGAGGACTTCTATGGCGTGTAAAACTCTGTGTTTACCTTGGTATTGGATTCCAAACTTCGTCAAGTTTTCATTAACTTTTCTGTAAAGCTTTTCATCTTCACTCAACATGTGATAAGCGTGCGTCAGAGTATCATAACACCCATTGCAGACGGTGAACACGTCTACGTTCATTTTCTCAGCTAAAGCTATATTTCTACCAGCCATTGTAACCCATAACTCCGGAGCTACCGTTCTACTGATCTCAGGGTCAGGGCAGCATGTAGCTCCCTCTATGTCAAGTGGTTCCACGCCTAAATCTTTCAAAACTATTTTACCTGCAGCTTCACCGAATAATTGCGCTGAAGGTAAAGCGCATCCAAGGTAGAACGCTATTTTTTTAGCTTCTGCCATATCTTCGACCTCAATATTTTAATCTTTTTTTACTCCAATCAAATGCTACTTTCCCATCTACACCTAGCATCTTAGCTAACTCTTGTATTTGTCGTTGAGCTTCCTCGTTTCTCCAAGCTGTTTTAACCTCGCCTATATCCAAGTTCTCTCTCTCATCTTCGAAGAAACCAGGTAGCTCCCTGTTCATCCCTTCGCGGAGGATCTCTTCTATTGCACCTTTATAGGCTGCCGGTAGCTTTAACAATTTTTTTCTGAGAGGATAAAGATTATCTTGGTCTTCGCTCATTTGCTTTAGCCTCCGCTTTTAAAATCAATTTATTAGCTAGCTCCCTCGCCTCCTTACGTGTTTTAACAGAGATAGCCCCGGTTGGGCAGAATTTAGCGCATTTAGGATCCCCTTTGCAGAAGTCGCATTTGAATGAAACGCGTCTCTCAAGATTCTTCCATGGAACTGAAATAGGGCACATAATATTGCAGGCTCTACATCCTATACACTTATTCTGGTCTATGTTAACTATACCATCCTCGCCTTTGCTTATAGCTTCCACAGGACAAGCGGCTTTACATATAGGGTCATCGCAATGTGAGCAATGTATTCCAATATAATAGAATGGTCTTTGAGGATCCGGGTAAATCCATAAATTAGATAATTCATAGTCTAAAACTTTAAAATGCTCATATGAACACGCTAACATGCAATAAGAGCAGCCGCTGCACAGTTCAGGATCATAAAATAAAACTTTTTGGTTATCTGTGTCAGCCATTTTTAAGCCTCTCTGATTATTACACATTCATTAAAAGGATTTAATTTAAAAGTTTAACGGTACGAAAATCGTATGCCTAATTAAACGCGCTTGTAAACCTTTTAGAAAGCTTTGAAGCCGCTTCATATTTAAAATAGTTAAATAAATATAACTGTTAAATAATAAATTAGTTAAATAAATTTATTTGAGTTAGCGTTTTTAACCTGAGGTGGAGGTTTTGGGTTTAATCTCAAAATTGAAAACTTTTTTCAGAAAACTATTCAGAAAATCAGAGGAACGCGAGCAGACTCCGCTAACTCAATGTTCGAAGCAATTAGTTAATCAGGCTCAAACAACAACTGTTAAACCGAAAGTAAGTGAGGTTAATGTTGAAACCGCACCCCCTTCTTTAAAAACTGAAAGCAGCGAAGTTAAGCCGCCTGTAATTACGTCGCTTAAAATTGAGCCTGAAGCGAAAACCGAGATTCAACTATTATACGAAGAATACGAGCGTTTGAATAAGGAGAAGGAGAGTATTCGACGCGAAATAGAGGAACTTGATAAGCGTTTAGCTGTAGGGGATCTTAAACCAGCGGAGAGGGATAGACTGTTTCGTGAAAAAATGGTTAAAGTAGTAGGAATAGCTCAACGAATACTTGAAATAAAAGGGAGATGCGCGGAACTCGGTAAACCGATTGAATAATCACTTTTCTTTCACATTTTAACCGGTATATCTATTCCTATTAAATCTTTTAAACCGATTTTCAATGTCTGAGCTACAGCCTTTATAAGATTTAGTCTAGCAGCTCTTAAAGCTTCATCTTCAGCTTTTAAAACAGGGAGTTTATGATAGAATATATTGAATTTATTAGCTAAAGAGAGGCAATAGTGAGGTATTAGATGATATTGGTATGTTTCAGCTGCCTCTCTAACCGTGTACGGGAATTTTGAGAGTGTTCTGATTAAATCTATCTCAGTTTCATCTGTTAGAAGAGAGTAGTCTGGCTCCCCTATATGATTAACTTTGCTTAGAATACTGTTTATTCTAACTATAGTGTATTGGACGTATGGGGCTGAATCCCCTTCGAAATTTATAGCTTCCTTCCAGTCTATTATAATTTTTTTCTCAGGACTATACTTTGCTAGATAAAATTTCACCGAACCTGAAGCTATAACCTCAGCTATTCTCTTTTTAAGCTCAGGCTCCATGTCAGGGTTTCTCTTCTCAACCTCCTCCATTGCTAATTGAAAAGCTTTATCTAGAACTGCATCCGCGTGGAAGCCTATCCATGTTCCTTTTCGACCTGAGAACGCTACCTGTTCAGGCAGCCAAACCCATTGAAAAGATAAATGATATGAATTCTTGTAAGCTTCCTCGTAACCCATTATTTTAAGCGCTTGATAAACTATCTGCTGTGGGAGAGTCTGTTCGTATCCTATTACATTCACCACTTTATCCGCATGACCGAAGCTTCGATTTGCCTCTCCATCCTGAGCTGTCTCCATTAAAGCTCCACCGTTTTTTTGAATACCGAAGACTCTAAACTTTAAATCTGCTTCAGCTAAACCAAACTTCCACATTTGAAAAGCTATATCTTTACCTGTATAAGTGCTCACACCGTCTGATCTAACAAGTATCTTATAGCTTTTCTTTAAAGATGTGTAGGGCTCTCCTAGAATAGACATATCTATAACTATACAGTTAGCGTCCTCTCCTTCTCTAACTTGGTAAACGTGGGGGGATTTTAACATTTTATTAAGAGCTTCCTTAAATAAACCTGATCTAACTATATCTTTCTCCCATATTAGAAGATCATAGAAAATATTCATTCTCGCAGCTGTTTCAAGTTGGCTTTTAACCACCATATATACTAGTCTCTGAGCTAAATCTGAGTATTCATTTCCTCCCTCCTCCATTTTTTTCAATATATGTCTAATTCGTTCTTCGAACTCACTTTTTTCCTCAACTCTCTGAGCTGCTGCTGTGTATATTAAGCCAAGCCAGTAGTCGTCTTTATATTCAGGTTTCTTTTCAATTTCGCTGCTTAAATTCTCATAGCCCCAAGTTAGAACGGCTACTTGACGGCCTAAATCATCCATATAATTTTCAACTTCCACGTTATATCCTACTTTTCTAAGTAGGCGGGCTGTGACATCTCCTAAAACAGCGCATCTCATAGTTCCTAGATGAATAGGCTTCGTTGGATTAGCACTTGTATGTTCTACTATAACTTTTTTTCCAACCCCTATATCGCCGTCGCCGTACCTGTCCCCTTCATTTAGAATAGTGTCTAAAACTAGTTTAGAGTACTCAGACCATTTTATATAGAAGTTTAAGTAACCCGGCTCAGCGACCTCCACTTTTTCAATAAATTTACTAGGGTTTAAAAGATATTCTTCCCGTATTTTAGCGGCTATACTAATAGGCTTCATTTTCAAGGTTTTCGCTGCCTTAAAAGCGATCGTAGAGGATAAATCTCCTAGTTTACTATCCGGGGGTACTTCAACGTAGAAACTGTAGTCTTTCTCAGGTTTACTCCAATTATTGTTTTTAAAACTGGATTCTAATATCTCCGCCACACTTCTTTTTAAGATAACCCAAGGATCAACCAATAAAACCACCGTTGAAGTACTATTAACCTTAAGAAAATCATTTAAACTAGTGAACTATTAAATCTAGCTTTTGAATTTTATTAAATATTGCAAGTATCTAAATTTTAACTGTTTATTCCATCCGTTAACAACCTGTTTTAATAAAATTTTTAAGGAAGTAAAAATATATCTGCTTCACAATTTAGTGTTAGGAGGAATCTCTATGGTTAAAATTGATCAGTTTGAGTTACCAGACGACTTATACTACAATGACGACCATATATGGGTTAAAATTGAGGATGGGAAGGCCAGATTAGGGCTTAACGATTTCGGTCAGCATATAGCTGGGAAAATTCTATTCGCGAGAACCAAACCTGAGGGTAAAGAAGTTCAAGCAGGGAAAAGCTTCGTTTCAATTGAAACAGGTAAATGGGTTGGATCTTTGAAATCGCCTTTAACCGGTGTGATCTTAGAGGTTAACCCTGCTTTAAAATCTAAACCTAGCTTAATCAACGAGTCACCTTACGGTGAGGGCTGGCTTGTTGTAATTCAACCTACCAATCTTGAAGCTGAGCTTAAGACACTTCACCATTCACCTGAAGATGTTAAAAACTGGATGGAGAAAGAGATCAAAGAGAAGTTGAAAAAATAAATAGTTTAATTTAATAATCCGTTAACAGCCTCTGACCGATATTCTTATCTTCTTTTTTATATTCTACCTTCTGCTCTTTGACGCCTATTTTTAATTTACCGTAAACTCCGTCATGACCGGGAGGATCAAAATAAAATTCACCTCTCTTCACAGCGCTTATGTTTAAAGCTAACTTTTCATCCACGTATCTTGTAAGAGAGGAGAGATCTAAGTTATCGGATAAAAGAAGATTATACTCTGAACCGTAGGCTTCCACGAGCTTCCTGTATATTTCTATAACTTTACTAGACCAAGGGGAGTTTATATTATAAGTATAAGCGATAATCTCTGTTAAAGGAAGTAGGTATTTGAACGGTTTACCTTTTTCCCGTTTAAACCCTAACGGTCTATCTGAAAGCTGAATGACTCTGCTTAAAACTCCTCTCGTAATTTTTCTCTTGCAAATAGGGCAGTTTTTAAGTTTATCAGTTATAAAGGGATGGGAGTAAAAGTCTTCTCCATTAGTATGATGCTCCGGCCTGCACCCGTCGTAGTTATATTTCCCTTCTTCAGGTTTGAATTCAATCGTCATCTTTAATCTTTCATCATTTAATCTAATCGCTTCTATTATCTCTTTATATGAGGGTTTTTTAAGATTGAAAACCGTGGCCTCCCGCCCCAGTCTATGCGGGTAATAACTGTGTAAATCACTGCATGAGATAATCGAGTAGTCGTCAAGCCATGATATCGCTTGGATATAAGTTGGATCAGCGCTTAAACCTGTTTCTAGACAGTGAATTTCGGAAAGCTTGTCTTCATAGCAGTCTCTGATATGATCGTACCCGTTAAAGGAACCTAGCAAACCATACCATGGAGTGAATATATGCGCTGGTATAATTTCAATAAGTTCATCTACTTCTTTAACAACCTCTATGAACTCCGGGATAGGTATTTTTAAGGTTGGTCTGGCATCCGATTCTAAACCTCCATAACGGGCTAAAACATCTTTTATCTGTTTCACGACATCGAATGAAGGGGCTAAAATAATATGGTGGACTCGCTTACCCCCTCTTTTCTCATCACCTGTTACAGTGTTAACCTCGGCTTGAAGTATGAAATAAACTTTAAAATTATCCTTCCTAAAGCTGTAAATCCCTGCATCTTCTTCGAAAGTTAATTTACTCTCTAGTTCTGAAAGCCATTTAGAATATGTGAAATCACCTGTGGCTAGTATTGAAACACCTTTCAATCCAGCGTAATATGTTAATTCTTCGATGTCTAGGTTTTTAGAGGAGCCGCCTGAATACTTGCCGTGTATGTGGAGGTCAGCTATTAAATCAACCATAAAAAGACTAAATGAAGCAGTTTATTAAAATATTATTATTTTAGCATTTAACTTTATTTGTTATCTTCTGATAATATTTTAGAACAGCTTCCCTGCATATCTGTATGAACGCTCTTCTAACATTTTCACCTGTGACAGCTACTGTTTCATATATTACTGAAGCTGGGA comes from the Candidatus Odinarchaeum yellowstonii genome and includes:
- a CDS encoding NADH-quinone oxidoreductase subunit C — encoded protein: MTSKETPAAIEKFSLTDEVKLFLKEMLKENYIEEKQIHDRKYVIRTTPEYVKAIADYMIRRDGRLVHLTVSDEGVQGFEVQYHYGFDHIEKNTHFIIKVRIPREKPEIPSIAPITWQASWAEREMMDLLGVNFTGHPDPRHLFLPYEWPEEPESEKVDGFSLYTKRDKSAYYIRKELGKWVPLALSPADAKLTLLPIGPYHPMFIESEYFRVRVEGDEIVDVDMKTGFNHRGVMRLAEQRHYARIPFLVERVCGICSTTHATAYCNTVEAMLNIEIPDRAKYIRTIILELERLHSHLIWLGVAADLIGFKTLFMWALRDREHVLDLFEKLTGNRVHHDIVYLGGVRKDISEAHIPEILRRMEFVEESVKKYIDIAYDHPVVKARTMDVGRLTLSTAKDAGAVGPTARGSDWKIDARSSNPYAAYGPEYTTWDVITDSGGDVWSRLVVRLKEALVSCDIIRQSVERMKNTSPDLRVKPHLPEDGAEAVNKTEAPRGELYYYVKSNGTNIPHTVRIRTPSYRNDAVLPFMLRGYTLSDAPIIIGSIDPCFSCTDRMIRIEDLKTNQVRYERIGDLARKYRRV
- a CDS encoding NADH-quinone oxidoreductase subunit H; translated protein: MAVYLPLWQILVICITLPAVGFFLGVLFQSIIRKFTARFQGRRGPWYIVPKSLRPVVGSTRILQPFWDIMKLMYKQTLIPSTAQRKIFMSAPFVASASLIISIWFIPVIGLSPFGPFEFSLIITLYLMLIVPLTIVASGAASSSPWGAIGSYREVILTLAYEIPFILGVFATAMLTGILTPVYGGLPLLPGSLSLTDIVNFQASHSISFFGFKIPAFFIILNPFAAVAVLMSLIGKLKIKPMDIPDAEVEVIAGSYTEYTGKLLGVYEIAKILLLFVCLTLFIDMYLGGALVTVNYLGVPAFIWSGIVFGVEVIVLLLVVSLVNAANARFRIDQAFTWYMKIPLALSLIGLAWPYIMASLAGAGVNIGISIV
- a CDS encoding endonuclease Q family protein; amino-acid sequence: MVDLIADLHIHGKYSGGSSKNLDIEELTYYAGLKGVSILATGDFTYSKWLSELESKLTFEEDAGIYSFRKDNFKVYFILQAEVNTVTGDEKRGGKRVHHIILAPSFDVVKQIKDVLARYGGLESDARPTLKIPIPEFIEVVKEVDELIEIIPAHIFTPWYGLLGSFNGYDHIRDCYEDKLSEIHCLETGLSADPTYIQAISWLDDYSIISCSDLHSYYPHRLGREATVFNLKKPSYKEIIEAIRLNDERLKMTIEFKPEEGKYNYDGCRPEHHTNGEDFYSHPFITDKLKNCPICKRKITRGVLSRVIQLSDRPLGFKREKGKPFKYLLPLTEIIAYTYNINSPWSSKVIEIYRKLVEAYGSEYNLLLSDNLDLSSLTRYVDEKLALNISAVKRGEFYFDPPGHDGVYGKLKIGVKEQKVEYKKEDKNIGQRLLTDY
- a CDS encoding glycine cleavage system protein H is translated as MVKIDQFELPDDLYYNDDHIWVKIEDGKARLGLNDFGQHIAGKILFARTKPEGKEVQAGKSFVSIETGKWVGSLKSPLTGVILEVNPALKSKPSLINESPYGEGWLVVIQPTNLEAELKTLHHSPEDVKNWMEKEIKEKLKK
- a CDS encoding 4Fe-4S dicluster domain-containing protein produces the protein MADTDNQKVLFYDPELCSGCSYCMLACSYEHFKVLDYELSNLWIYPDPQRPFYYIGIHCSHCDDPICKAACPVEAISKGEDGIVNIDQNKCIGCRACNIMCPISVPWKNLERRVSFKCDFCKGDPKCAKFCPTGAISVKTRKEARELANKLILKAEAKANERRPR
- a CDS encoding arginine--tRNA ligase, whose amino-acid sequence is MVDPWVILKRSVAEILESSFKNNNWSKPEKDYSFYVEVPPDSKLGDLSSTIAFKAAKTLKMKPISIAAKIREEYLLNPSKFIEKVEVAEPGYLNFYIKWSEYSKLVLDTILNEGDRYGDGDIGVGKKVIVEHTSANPTKPIHLGTMRCAVLGDVTARLLRKVGYNVEVENYMDDLGRQVAVLTWGYENLSSEIEKKPEYKDDYWLGLIYTAAAQRVEEKSEFEERIRHILKKMEEGGNEYSDLAQRLVYMVVKSQLETAARMNIFYDLLIWEKDIVRSGLFKEALNKMLKSPHVYQVREGEDANCIVIDMSILGEPYTSLKKSYKILVRSDGVSTYTGKDIAFQMWKFGLAEADLKFRVFGIQKNGGALMETAQDGEANRSFGHADKVVNVIGYEQTLPQQIVYQALKIMGYEEAYKNSYHLSFQWVWLPEQVAFSGRKGTWIGFHADAVLDKAFQLAMEEVEKRNPDMEPELKKRIAEVIASGSVKFYLAKYSPEKKIIIDWKEAINFEGDSAPYVQYTIVRINSILSKVNHIGEPDYSLLTDETEIDLIRTLSKFPYTVREAAETYQYHLIPHYCLSLANKFNIFYHKLPVLKAEDEALRAARLNLIKAVAQTLKIGLKDLIGIDIPVKM
- a CDS encoding CoB--CoM heterodisulfide reductase iron-sulfur subunit B family protein gives rise to the protein MAEAKKIAFYLGCALPSAQLFGEAAGKIVLKDLGVEPLDIEGATCCPDPEISRTVAPELWVTMAGRNIALAEKMNVDVFTVCNGCYDTLTHAYHMLSEDEKLYRKVNENLTKFGIQYQGKHRVLHAIEVLYDLIGLDRIKKRIKRKLTGVRVGIQYGCRIRLNPKKELVRKFRELVEILGCEVVDLESDRICCGVPMMYTDQKKALEQTKKRLDDMVNHNVDCIVLFCPACYDRLEKGQLELNQQGGDYDIPVFNYFELLAYCFGHEPDEFGAYLHKLDYEKIFEKAKSGGKA